The Hydrogenimonas thermophila genomic interval CAAAAATTATTAAAAAAATACCTTTACATCCATATACAGTTGCATTTTTAGGTGGAGTTCTTCTTGTAATATTGGCATTGATTTTTGGAGATATATATCTTGGGCTTGGACTTGAAACCATAAAGAATACTCTTAACCATGATCCATACTTTTCAAAAGATATCCCTTGGTACGCTTTTTTACTCAAAACTCTCTTTACTTCAATTACTCTTGGTGTAGGAGGAAGCGGAGGAATAATTACACCAATTTTCTATATTGGTGCTACAAGTGGACATCTATTTGGTCAATTAGTTGGAAATGATCATATTGCACTATTTGCAGCACTAGGATTTGTAAGTGTTTTAGCCGGAGCTGCCAATGCACCTATTGCAGCAACAATTATGGCAGTTGAACTTTTTGGGCTTGAAATAGCACACTATGCTGCATTGAGTGCGGTTATAAGCTTTTTAATCACAGGACATAGAAGTGTATTTCCATCACAAATTCTTGCAATGAAAAAATCTGAAATGTTAGATGTTACAGTAGGAGAAGAAGTTGAAAAAACTGAAGTAGATCTTGAAGATACGAAAATTGGAAAAATTAAAGATATAAAAGAGCGTATAAAAAGACGTAGAGAAAAACTAAAAAAGAAAAAAATACGTAAAGTTAAAAACTCAAAAAAATAGTACATATTATTTTATTTATAAATGAATTAGAAAAAAAATGATATTATAAAGTATATTTAATAATATAAAAAATAAGAGGTGGAAATGGCATTATTAGATAATGATAAAGATGTGTTACCATTAAGCAGTATTGCTGAATTATTAAGTGCGAAGGTACGTACATTAAAGATGTATGAAGAAAAAGGATTATTACCTAAAAAAAATGGAGATTCTTCAAAAAAATTATACTCAATAAACGATATTAGACTTATAGCTTTTACACATTATCTTGCCAGCGTAAAAAAAATTAATGCTAATGGAATAAGATATATATTAGATATGCTTAATAGCAATATGGATGAAGAAACAAGAAATGACTTTTTAAATAAAGTTGAAAGTAAAATGGAAACACTTTCGGGTAAGGATATTACTGATGTTGATACAATTTAAATTGAAATTATTTTTATTGCATTTATGATAGTATCAAAAATTTTATCTAACTCATTAATTTTTATAATATAAGGAGGCATAACATAAATAACATTACCTAGTGGTCTAATTAAAACACCATTTTGTAAGGAATGACGGTATATATTTAAACTAATGTCTCTACTTGCATAAGTTTTTTTTAATTCAATAGCAACTATTAAGCCTTTTTGCCTAACTGATTGTACTTGTTGAAGCTTTTTAATTTCTTTTAACCTAATTTTCATCATTAAAGCTAAAATCAAATTATATTCTTTTGTTGTTTTAAGTTCTAATAAATCTAAAGAAGCATTTGCTGCTGCACAAGCTAAAGGATTACCTGTATAGCTATGAGAATCAAGAAAAGATTTTCCTGTATGATAATCACAATAAAAAGCATTATATATATCATCAGTTATTAATGTTACTGATAAAGGAAGATAGCCTCCCGTAATTCCTTTTGATAAACACATAAAATCAGGTGTAACTTTAGCCTGTTCACAAGCAAACATTGTTCCGGTTCTACCAAAACCAACAGCTATTTCATCTGCTATAATATGAACTCCATAATAGTTGCAAAGTTCTTTTAATTTACTAATATAAGAAGCATCATACATAGCCATACCACCAGCACATTGTACAAGTGGTTCAATAATAACTGAAGAGACTTTACCTTTATATTGTTTAAGTAATTTTTCCATATCTTCAAGAGCTTCTTCTTCATTATGTAGTGCAGGAGACTTTGCTTGAAGTGTTTTGATAAGTATATCACTATATATATCTTTATATAAACTTACTCCACCAACGGCTAAAGCACCCATTGTTTCACCATGATAGCTATTTTCTAATGAGATAAAATAGGGACGTGTTTCACCTTTATTATAGTAGTATTGAAAGCTCATTTTTAGTGCGATCTCTATTGCACTTGAGCCATTGTCTGCAAAAAAAACTTTATTTAATCCATCAGGAGATAGTTGAATTAATCTTTTGGCAAGATCTATTGCTGGCTTATGTGTAAAACCTGCAAATATAATATGCTCTAGAGTATCTATTTGTTCTTTAATTTTTTTATTAATATACGGGTTTGAATGTCCAAAAAGATTTACCCACCAACTACTTATTGCATCAATGTAGGCATTATCATCATAATCATATAGATATACTCCTTTTGCACTTTTTATTGGTATAAGTGGCAAATTTCTTTCATATTCTTTCATTTGTGAACAAGGATGAAAAATATAGTTTAAATCTTCTTTAATATATTGAGTGTTATTCATTTTTTCCTTCCTAGTCATTAAGTATTAATTTGTTATATAAGAGTTTCAAAGCAGTATCTGCATGATGTTGTGCTATTCCTATATGAAATGAGAGTTTTGCTGGAGCCTGATCTAGCATTTCAATATCTATATTATTATCTTTTAGTACTGTTACTGCATCTGCGATAGCATAAGAATTATATTTTAATCCTATTCCTACCATACTCAATATAGCTAAGTCATATACAACATCTATTACATCAGGAGATAATTTTTCTTCTATCTCAGCTCTTAGATTATTTATATTTCCTGTTAAGTCTTCTTTTTTTAATAATACTGCAATATCATCTTTATCTGTTGGGTAAAAATAAGTATTTATCTGGTATTTGTTAAAGATACTTAGTAGTCCTTCCATAAAACCTATTTCTTCTCCAAGACCATCTTTTTCAAGATATATGTATGCCATATTATCAAGTTTTGCAATACCAACAACATCTTCAGTATGTACTCTTTCATTGAGTATTATAGTACCACTAGCTGAAGGACGATTAGTGTTTCTTATGTTGATAGGAATATTTCTTTTTTTACAATTTATCATCGCATCAAAATGGAAAACATTAAATCCTTTTGTTGATAGCAGTCTAATTTCTTTAAACGTTAATCTTGGAATAACATCTGCATCTTTTATAATTCTTGGATCAACTTCATAAACACCATCTATATCACTCCAGTTTTCATAAAGTGATGCATTTATTGAATATGCTAACTCTCCACCAGTTAAGTCAGAGCCTCCTCTTGATAAAATTGCAACATCACCATTTTGGGTAACTCCATAAAAACCTGGCATTATACAAATTTTATCTTCCGTTTTGAGTTTTTCAAGATTAGTATAAGTTTTATCAATTATTTTTGCATCTAAATAATCATCATTTAAAATAAATCCTATATCTTCTGGTAATACTAGTTGTGTATTAATTCCACTTTTATTAAAATATTCAGCAATAATTTTTGCATTATAATGTTCTCCTCTGGAAGCCAAAAAAGCAATTTTTTTCTTTTCTTTTAAAGTAGTTTTAAAGTCATTTTCAAGAAAAGGAATTATTTTTTCTTTAGATATATCTAAGTCATTACATAATGTAGAAAACTTTTTTATAACAGCTTCTTTACTATCATTTGTACTTATTCTTTTTTTACTTAAATGCTGTCCTTTAAGTGCAATATTTATAAGATGATCGGTTATTTTTTCATTATATTTCTCATCTCTGCCTGGAGCTGATACAACGATATATTTTCTATTTTTATTATCTTTTATGATTTCTTTAACTTTTTTAATTTGAATAGCATTCTCTACTGAACTACCACCAAATTTACAAACTATTTTTCGTCTCATTTTTTTCCTTTATAGGTTATTTGTGTTATATAAAAATGTATTTCTATTTAGTTATTAATTTATTATTTACTTGTTCAGTTATTTGTTGAAAATTTTTAAGATTATCATTTATAGATATTGATAAGGTTTTTATTTTTTGTAAAATATTTTGTATTTCATCTCTATACAACCCAAGTGTTAATTCAATATCATTTATATTTCTATTCAAACTTTCTGATACTTTATCAATATAATCCGCAACAATTAAAACACTTTTTCCTTGCTCACCTATATGTGCTGCTTGAATAGTTGCATTTATGCCT includes:
- a CDS encoding chloride channel protein encodes the protein KIIKKIPLHPYTVAFLGGVLLVILALIFGDIYLGLGLETIKNTLNHDPYFSKDIPWYAFLLKTLFTSITLGVGGSGGIITPIFYIGATSGHLFGQLVGNDHIALFAALGFVSVLAGAANAPIAATIMAVELFGLEIAHYAALSAVISFLITGHRSVFPSQILAMKKSEMLDVTVGEEVEKTEVDLEDTKIGKIKDIKERIKRRREKLKKKKIRKVKNSKK
- a CDS encoding MerR family transcriptional regulator, whose translation is MALLDNDKDVLPLSSIAELLSAKVRTLKMYEEKGLLPKKNGDSSKKLYSINDIRLIAFTHYLASVKKINANGIRYILDMLNSNMDEETRNDFLNKVESKMETLSGKDITDVDTI
- a CDS encoding adenosylmethionine--8-amino-7-oxononanoate transaminase produces the protein MNNTQYIKEDLNYIFHPCSQMKEYERNLPLIPIKSAKGVYLYDYDDNAYIDAISSWWVNLFGHSNPYINKKIKEQIDTLEHIIFAGFTHKPAIDLAKRLIQLSPDGLNKVFFADNGSSAIEIALKMSFQYYYNKGETRPYFISLENSYHGETMGALAVGGVSLYKDIYSDILIKTLQAKSPALHNEEEALEDMEKLLKQYKGKVSSVIIEPLVQCAGGMAMYDASYISKLKELCNYYGVHIIADEIAVGFGRTGTMFACEQAKVTPDFMCLSKGITGGYLPLSVTLITDDIYNAFYCDYHTGKSFLDSHSYTGNPLACAAANASLDLLELKTTKEYNLILALMMKIRLKEIKKLQQVQSVRQKGLIVAIELKKTYASRDISLNIYRHSLQNGVLIRPLGNVIYVMPPYIIKINELDKIFDTIINAIKIISI
- a CDS encoding aspartate kinase; the protein is MRRKIVCKFGGSSVENAIQIKKVKEIIKDNKNRKYIVVSAPGRDEKYNEKITDHLINIALKGQHLSKKRISTNDSKEAVIKKFSTLCNDLDISKEKIIPFLENDFKTTLKEKKKIAFLASRGEHYNAKIIAEYFNKSGINTQLVLPEDIGFILNDDYLDAKIIDKTYTNLEKLKTEDKICIMPGFYGVTQNGDVAILSRGGSDLTGGELAYSINASLYENWSDIDGVYEVDPRIIKDADVIPRLTFKEIRLLSTKGFNVFHFDAMINCKKRNIPINIRNTNRPSASGTIILNERVHTEDVVGIAKLDNMAYIYLEKDGLGEEIGFMEGLLSIFNKYQINTYFYPTDKDDIAVLLKKEDLTGNINNLRAEIEEKLSPDVIDVVYDLAILSMVGIGLKYNSYAIADAVTVLKDNNIDIEMLDQAPAKLSFHIGIAQHHADTALKLLYNKLILND